A stretch of Haemophilus influenzae DNA encodes these proteins:
- the smrB gene encoding endonuclease SmrB, whose amino-acid sequence MQDEFDLFRAETKGIKPMKQDTFVAPHQKRDQKKIELKELRAKEDTLFYFSDEYEPLLNEHDGVVKYLRDGEDSHLLKQLRRGDFSPELFLDLHGLTREQAKQELAALLLACENEHIDCASIMTGYGTFTLKKQIPRWLVQHPKVRALHQAPREWGGEAAILILVDL is encoded by the coding sequence ATGCAAGACGAATTTGATTTATTCCGTGCGGAAACCAAAGGCATTAAGCCAATGAAACAAGATACTTTTGTTGCCCCTCACCAAAAACGTGATCAGAAAAAAATAGAATTGAAAGAATTACGAGCGAAAGAAGATACGTTATTTTATTTTTCTGATGAATATGAGCCGTTACTGAATGAGCATGATGGTGTTGTGAAATATTTACGTGATGGGGAAGATTCCCATTTATTAAAACAACTTCGTCGTGGAGATTTTTCGCCAGAATTGTTTTTAGATTTACACGGTTTAACCCGTGAACAAGCTAAGCAAGAATTAGCCGCACTTTTACTGGCTTGTGAAAATGAGCATATTGATTGTGCCAGTATCATGACGGGCTATGGCACCTTTACATTGAAAAAACAAATTCCACGTTGGCTAGTACAACATCCTAAAGTGCGGGCATTGCATCAAGCGCCAAGAGAATGGGGCGGTGAAGCCGCAATTTTGATTTTGGTTGATTTGTAA